The Deinococcus sedimenti genome includes a region encoding these proteins:
- a CDS encoding RES family NAD+ phosphorylase, whose translation MSLTLHRISRLQYAQHPDLAEHGYGAALYGGRWNSPDPGMVANRRLIYTSDTLAQAMLEVIVHVDSPVLSSVPHAFVRFQVNEAFISDLDVTQLPLSWNAHPGTPATQVIGDQWFDEWISPVLRVPSVILPLSVYGPGQSNYLINTRHPQITQAVTLLGFEPLPFDPRL comes from the coding sequence GTGAGCCTCACGCTTCACCGCATCAGTCGCCTCCAGTACGCCCAGCACCCTGACCTCGCTGAACACGGGTATGGCGCCGCGCTGTACGGCGGCCGCTGGAACAGCCCTGACCCCGGCATGGTGGCCAACCGCCGCCTGATCTACACCAGCGACACGCTCGCGCAGGCCATGCTCGAAGTGATCGTGCACGTCGACAGCCCCGTGCTGAGCAGCGTCCCGCACGCCTTCGTGCGCTTCCAGGTGAATGAAGCGTTCATCAGTGACCTCGACGTCACCCAGCTCCCGCTCAGCTGGAACGCCCACCCGGGCACCCCCGCCACGCAAGTGATCGGCGACCAGTGGTTCGACGAGTGGATCTCCCCGGTGCTGCGCGTGCCGTCGGTCATCCTGCCCCTGAGCGTGTACGGGCCCGGGCAGAGCAACTACCTGATCAACACCCGGCACCCCCAGATCACGCAGGCGGTCACCCTGCTGGGCTTCGAGCCCCTGCCGTTCGACCCGCGCCTCTGA
- a CDS encoding PRTRC system protein B has protein sequence MPRPLLPTLALLIYERAGQHGSEVLLRKHAVRQDEGACTLGPAQALTRADVTDLTRLLAGHGLQRTRPTTLAVGLQCVAWWRPPGLRPMLFDAKYAQSKSVARLSGVPVPHPGLVFVATPGTLKVYAVTGDAPPTDDTPLMHAPYWNMFPGGQLCRGTTRYPDACTPTAQDDWETAFFQSVFTGPSRTDRYMNWGKSYEELLDAALTAGTFPEQVLIPAGLTLAQALS, from the coding sequence ATGCCCCGGCCTCTCCTGCCCACCCTGGCCCTGCTGATCTACGAGCGGGCCGGTCAACACGGCAGCGAGGTCCTCCTGCGTAAGCACGCCGTGCGGCAGGACGAGGGCGCGTGCACGCTCGGACCTGCCCAGGCGCTCACCCGCGCGGATGTCACCGACCTCACCCGTCTCCTCGCCGGTCATGGCCTGCAGCGCACCCGCCCCACGACCCTCGCGGTCGGCCTGCAGTGCGTCGCCTGGTGGCGGCCGCCCGGCCTGCGCCCCATGCTCTTCGACGCGAAGTACGCCCAGTCCAAGAGCGTCGCGCGTCTGTCCGGCGTCCCTGTCCCTCACCCAGGTCTGGTCTTCGTCGCCACGCCCGGCACCCTCAAGGTGTACGCCGTCACCGGGGACGCCCCACCCACCGACGACACGCCCCTGATGCACGCCCCGTACTGGAACATGTTCCCCGGCGGGCAGCTGTGCCGCGGCACCACCCGCTACCCCGACGCGTGCACCCCCACCGCGCAGGACGACTGGGAGACCGCGTTCTTCCAGTCCGTGTTCACCGGCCCGAGCCGCACCGACCGGTACATGAACTGGGGCAAGAGCTACGAGGAACTCCTCGACGCCGCCCTGACCGCCGGGACGTTCCCCGAACAGGTCCTGATTCCCGCTGGACTGACCCTCGCGCAAGCCCTGAGCTGA
- the parS gene encoding type II RES/Xre toxin-antitoxin system antitoxin, whose protein sequence is MTHTFTPTRTVPPLPGTTLLGLTATTLLELGDAARQGFQTAALERFARHLGLTLADTLDLIRLSESTYHSYRRKGKPLSSDDSTQLYHLARVTEAAEAYFQSVTEAHRWLMTPRATFGDHTPLQFALLPGGAEYVTTVLSRLEHGVYT, encoded by the coding sequence ATGACCCACACCTTCACCCCCACCCGTACCGTCCCCCCACTCCCCGGCACGACCCTGCTCGGCCTGACGGCCACCACGCTCCTCGAACTCGGCGACGCCGCCCGCCAGGGCTTCCAGACCGCCGCGCTCGAACGCTTCGCCCGCCACCTCGGCCTCACCCTCGCCGACACCCTCGACCTCATCCGGCTCAGCGAGAGCACGTATCACAGCTACCGCCGCAAGGGGAAACCCCTCAGCAGCGACGACAGCACCCAGCTCTACCACCTCGCCCGCGTCACCGAAGCCGCCGAAGCCTACTTCCAGAGCGTCACCGAAGCCCACCGCTGGCTCATGACTCCCCGCGCCACCTTCGGCGACCACACGCCCCTCCAGTTCGCCTTGCTGCCCGGCGGCGCCGAGTACGTCACGACCGTGCTCAGCCGCCTGGAACACGGCGTGTATACGTGA